A stretch of bacterium DNA encodes these proteins:
- the ychF gene encoding redox-regulated ATPase YchF codes for MTLKAGIIGLPRCGKTTIFNALTAAGAAEFSGAETNRAVVEVPDSRLAPLIEIYRPPKTVRAALELVDIPGLQAGSTAEGGRGNRLLAHVKDVNALLHVVAFFRDPGEIDPAGDIEIVDLEMVTADVQTVQNKIDRLVKKSRSGDKQALKELEACRKVLASLESGVPARKQDLGPAELEAVAECHLSSLKPVLYIANLASVSEADGEQVLRLARLARGEGAEMIAVAGRDEADLSELEPDERREFMAELGIAESSVERLIRAAYRLLGLITFFTAGPTEVHAWTCRSGDCAPVAAGKIHTDMETGFIRMEVIRHEDLVESGSEEAAAKAGKRRLEGKEYQVRDGDVVVVRFSN; via the coding sequence ATGACTTTGAAAGCGGGCATCATCGGGCTTCCCCGGTGCGGGAAGACCACCATATTCAACGCGTTGACCGCCGCCGGCGCCGCCGAATTTTCGGGTGCGGAAACGAACCGGGCGGTCGTGGAAGTCCCCGATTCCCGACTGGCCCCGCTGATCGAGATCTACCGGCCTCCCAAAACGGTCCGCGCCGCCCTGGAACTGGTCGATATCCCCGGCCTCCAGGCCGGGAGCACCGCCGAGGGGGGGAGGGGCAACCGGCTGCTGGCCCATGTCAAGGACGTCAACGCCCTCCTCCACGTGGTCGCTTTTTTCCGGGACCCCGGGGAGATCGATCCGGCCGGAGACATCGAGATCGTCGACCTGGAGATGGTGACCGCCGACGTCCAGACCGTGCAGAACAAGATCGACCGCCTGGTTAAAAAATCCCGGTCCGGGGACAAGCAGGCCCTGAAGGAGCTGGAGGCATGCCGGAAGGTGCTCGCCTCCCTCGAATCCGGAGTGCCCGCCCGCAAACAGGATCTGGGGCCGGCCGAATTGGAGGCCGTGGCGGAATGCCACCTCTCTTCGCTGAAACCGGTGCTGTATATCGCCAATCTCGCCTCCGTCTCCGAGGCGGATGGGGAACAGGTGCTCCGGCTGGCCCGCCTCGCCCGCGGGGAAGGAGCGGAAATGATCGCGGTCGCGGGGCGCGACGAGGCCGACCTCAGCGAACTCGAGCCGGACGAGCGGCGGGAGTTCATGGCGGAGTTGGGCATCGCCGAATCCTCGGTGGAACGGCTGATCCGAGCCGCCTACCGGCTCCTGGGCCTGATTACGTTCTTCACGGCCGGCCCGACCGAAGTGCACGCCTGGACCTGCCGCAGCGGCGACTGCGCGCCCGTGGCCGCCGGCAAAATCCACACCGACATGGAGACCGGTTTCATCCGCATGGAGGTCATCCGCCACGAAGACCTGGTCGAGTCGGGAAGCGAGGAGGCGGCGGCCAAGGCGGGGAAACGGCGGCTGGAAGGCAAGGAATATCAGGTCAGGGACGGAGACGTCGTTGTCGTGCGTTTCAGCAACTGA
- a CDS encoding MATE family efflux transporter, translating into MTVSRLHSKTRELGGESVPRLLIRYSIPTTLGFAAFSIYNIIDRAFIGKFAGSDALAGISITFPLFMVCIAIGMLIGIGGGTLTSLRLGEGRYDQAERILGTVLASFVVSGLVLTALGQIFLDPLLRLFGAGPAIIPFSRAYMRILMSVITVDFIAMGTNGMIRAEGNPAISMAILGTGAVLNVGLDYLFVVRWGWGVEGAALATALAKTVSAVLIFRHFIFGRTRVLTLRLRNLTIDPALARAMLYIGASPFTLQFVYSVFVVLTNRFLLRYGGDTAIGAMGIIHSLLIFLMMPIIGLNQGSQPIIGFNYGAENFDRVLAALKACLSYAGFIGLAGLALVEFFPLDLASIFTPDPVLRATAARGMRLMLAMIPLGMFQVVIANYFQATGRPLVSISLNLLRMIIFYLPLLYLLSALRGLDGVWMTTPGADILTFSVAAAILFREFARVRALIPAAPRDLL; encoded by the coding sequence GTGACCGTTTCCCGCCTCCACTCCAAGACCCGGGAACTCGGGGGGGAAAGCGTCCCCCGCCTGCTCATCCGCTATTCCATTCCCACCACCCTCGGTTTCGCCGCCTTCAGCATCTACAACATCATCGACCGCGCCTTTATCGGCAAGTTCGCCGGAAGCGACGCCCTGGCCGGGATTTCGATCACCTTCCCTCTCTTCATGGTCTGCATCGCCATCGGCATGCTGATCGGCATCGGAGGAGGAACCCTGACCTCGCTGCGGCTGGGGGAAGGGCGCTACGACCAGGCGGAGCGGATCCTCGGAACCGTACTGGCCAGCTTCGTCGTCAGCGGCCTGGTCCTGACCGCGCTCGGACAGATTTTTCTCGATCCGCTCCTGCGCCTTTTCGGCGCCGGGCCCGCCATCATCCCTTTTTCCCGCGCTTATATGCGGATCCTGATGTCGGTGATAACCGTCGACTTCATCGCCATGGGAACCAACGGCATGATCCGGGCCGAGGGGAACCCCGCCATCTCCATGGCCATCCTGGGGACCGGAGCCGTCCTCAACGTCGGTCTGGACTATCTTTTCGTCGTCCGCTGGGGATGGGGCGTCGAAGGCGCGGCTCTGGCCACCGCTCTGGCCAAGACGGTCTCCGCCGTCCTCATCTTCCGCCACTTCATCTTCGGCCGGACCCGCGTGCTCACTCTCCGGCTCCGGAACCTCACGATCGATCCCGCCCTGGCCCGGGCGATGCTGTACATCGGGGCTTCTCCTTTCACCCTTCAGTTCGTCTACAGCGTCTTCGTCGTTCTTACCAACCGTTTCCTCCTCCGCTACGGGGGGGACACGGCCATCGGCGCGATGGGAATCATCCACAGCCTTTTGATATTCCTGATGATGCCCATCATCGGCCTCAACCAGGGCAGCCAACCCATCATCGGTTTCAACTACGGAGCCGAAAACTTCGATCGGGTCCTGGCGGCGCTGAAAGCCTGTCTCTCCTACGCCGGGTTCATCGGCCTCGCCGGCCTGGCGCTGGTGGAGTTTTTCCCTCTCGACCTCGCTTCCATCTTCACCCCGGACCCCGTCCTGCGGGCGACGGCCGCCCGGGGCATGAGGCTGATGCTGGCCATGATCCCCCTGGGGATGTTTCAGGTCGTCATCGCCAACTACTTCCAGGCCACCGGTCGCCCTCTGGTCAGCATCTCCCTCAACCTCCTGCGGATGATCATCTTCTACCTCCCGCTTCTGTACCTCCTCTCCGCCCTCAGGGGGTTGGACGGCGTTTGGATGACCACCCCCGGCGCCGACATCCTCACCTTCTCGGTCGCGGCAGCCATCCTTTTCAGGGAGTTCGCCCGGGTCCGCGCTCTGATCCCGGCGGCGCCCCGGGACCTTCTTTGA
- a CDS encoding thioesterase, which yields MNSRQNHSPAPGDDDEAMGGTVFEQSYRVLAHEAEADGLASPLALLDRLQDAAGRDAARLGVAMEDLLREGRTWFLARSRMRIERRPGRWERFTVATWASGREGLYYTREFVFSDDGGAPLALATTDWFVFDLARGRPLRPGVLPPFPCRESRLLRETPLGRIPGIEAAEPGYSVRVRPSDLDINRHVNNALYVQWALDTMPPAFREEFSPFLIEAAYRQAAGAGETVECAVSPPGEDPVPERIHRLARKVDGTELARVRTMWGKRPVPLRAWPAAAR from the coding sequence ATGAACAGCCGACAAAATCATTCTCCGGCCCCGGGCGACGACGACGAGGCTATGGGCGGGACCGTCTTCGAACAGTCATACCGGGTGTTGGCGCACGAAGCCGAGGCCGACGGCCTGGCCTCTCCCCTGGCCCTTCTCGACCGGCTCCAGGATGCGGCCGGAAGAGACGCGGCCCGATTGGGAGTCGCGATGGAGGATCTGCTCCGGGAAGGCCGAACCTGGTTTCTGGCCCGCTCCCGCATGCGGATCGAGCGGCGCCCGGGGCGCTGGGAGCGGTTTACCGTCGCCACCTGGGCCTCGGGCCGGGAAGGCTTGTACTACACCCGCGAATTCGTTTTTTCCGACGACGGCGGGGCGCCGCTGGCCCTGGCCACGACCGACTGGTTCGTCTTCGACCTGGCCCGGGGACGTCCCCTCCGGCCCGGAGTCCTTCCCCCCTTTCCCTGCCGGGAATCGCGCCTGCTCCGGGAAACTCCCCTGGGCAGGATCCCCGGGATCGAAGCCGCCGAACCCGGGTATTCGGTCCGGGTGCGCCCTTCCGATCTGGACATCAACCGGCACGTCAACAACGCCCTCTACGTTCAATGGGCGCTGGACACGATGCCCCCGGCTTTTCGGGAAGAATTCAGTCCTTTCCTGATCGAGGCGGCCTACCGGCAGGCGGCCGGAGCCGGGGAGACGGTGGAATGCGCCGTCTCCCCTCCGGGCGAAGATCCGGTCCCCGAACGCATTCACCGGCTGGCCCGAAAAGTCGACGGGACGGAACTGGCCCGGGTGCGCACGATGTGGGGAAAGCGCCCGGTGCCCCTCAGGGCGTGGCCGGCGGCGGCTCGGTAG